In Tenacibaculum pacificus, a single window of DNA contains:
- a CDS encoding HD domain-containing protein, which translates to MNENQIIENTIAFVKKTLAGAEGGHDWFHIERVYKNALLIAKDENVDVFIVSLGALLHDIADAKFYNGDETVGPKMARKFLEYQKVKEVIIIHIENIINNISFKTSLSEGEKFTSPELDVIQDADRLDAIGAVGIARCFNYGGFKNRALYDPEIAPNLKMTKAEYKNSTAPTINHFYEKLLLLKDKMNTKAGKRIAKDRHNYMQSFLDQFLNEFNGFK; encoded by the coding sequence GTGAATGAAAATCAGATAATAGAAAATACGATTGCCTTTGTAAAAAAAACGTTAGCAGGAGCAGAAGGAGGACACGATTGGTTTCATATAGAACGTGTCTATAAAAATGCTTTATTAATTGCTAAGGATGAAAATGTTGATGTTTTTATAGTATCGCTAGGTGCTTTATTACATGATATTGCTGATGCTAAATTTTATAACGGAGATGAAACTGTTGGTCCTAAAATGGCACGTAAATTTTTAGAATATCAAAAAGTGAAGGAAGTAATAATAATTCATATCGAAAATATTATTAACAATATTTCTTTTAAAACAAGTTTATCTGAAGGAGAAAAATTTACCTCGCCAGAATTAGATGTAATTCAAGATGCAGATAGATTAGATGCAATAGGAGCTGTAGGAATAGCACGTTGTTTTAACTATGGAGGTTTTAAAAATAGAGCCTTATACGATCCTGAAATAGCACCTAATTTAAAGATGACAAAAGCCGAATATAAAAATTCTACGGCACCTACAATCAATCATTTTTATGAGAAGTTATTACTTTTAAAAGATAAGATGAATACTAAAGCAGGAAAGAGAATAGCCAAAGATAGACATAATTATATGCAATCTTTTTTAGATCAATTTCTAAATGAATTTAATGGGTTTAAGTAG
- a CDS encoding aspartate-semialdehyde dehydrogenase: protein MRVAVVGATGMVGNVMLEILAERNFPVTELIPVASERSVGNKIEFKGTEYSVVGLQTAVDMKPDVALFSAGGDTSLVWAPKFAEAGTTVIDNSSAWRMDPTKKLVVPEINGDVLTSEDKIIANPNCSTIQLVMALGPLHKEYKMKRVVISTYQSVSGTGVKAVQQLDNEEAGIDGEMVYPHPIGRNALPHCDVFLENGYTKEEMKLVKEPKKILGDDSFSVTATAVRIPTAGGHSEAVNVQFENDFDLAKVRELLGKTDGVIVQDDVQNNVYPMPILAHNKDEVFVGRLRRDESQPNTLNMWIVADNLRKGAATNTIQIAEYLVANKLI from the coding sequence ATGAGAGTAGCAGTTGTAGGGGCCACCGGAATGGTAGGTAATGTAATGTTAGAAATATTAGCAGAACGTAATTTTCCTGTAACAGAATTAATTCCTGTTGCATCAGAACGTTCAGTTGGAAATAAAATTGAATTTAAAGGTACCGAATATAGTGTTGTAGGTTTACAAACAGCCGTTGATATGAAACCTGATGTTGCTTTATTTTCAGCAGGAGGAGATACTTCATTAGTTTGGGCACCAAAATTTGCCGAAGCAGGTACTACTGTTATTGATAATTCATCAGCATGGAGAATGGATCCTACTAAGAAATTAGTAGTTCCTGAAATTAATGGAGATGTTTTAACTAGCGAAGATAAAATTATTGCAAATCCTAATTGCTCAACAATTCAGTTGGTAATGGCATTAGGTCCTTTACATAAGGAATATAAAATGAAACGTGTCGTAATTTCAACGTATCAATCAGTATCTGGAACAGGTGTTAAAGCTGTTCAACAATTAGATAATGAAGAAGCTGGAATCGATGGCGAAATGGTATATCCTCACCCAATAGGAAGAAACGCTTTACCTCATTGTGATGTATTTTTAGAAAACGGATACACCAAAGAAGAAATGAAATTGGTAAAAGAACCTAAAAAGATTTTAGGTGATGATTCTTTTTCAGTAACAGCTACAGCTGTTAGAATTCCTACTGCAGGTGGGCATTCAGAAGCTGTTAATGTACAATTTGAAAATGATTTCGATTTAGCTAAAGTACGTGAGTTATTAGGTAAAACTGATGGCGTAATTGTACAAGACGATGTACAAAATAATGTATATCCAATGCCTATTTTAGCACATAATAAAGATGAGGTTTTTGTTGGTAGACTTAGAAGAGATGAATCGCAACCAAACACTTTAAATATGTGGATTGTTGCTGATAATTTACGTAAAGGAGCAGCAACAAATACCATTCAGATTGCTGAATATTTAGTTGCTAATAAATTGATTTAA